From one Gossypium hirsutum isolate 1008001.06 chromosome D08, Gossypium_hirsutum_v2.1, whole genome shotgun sequence genomic stretch:
- the LOC121220307 gene encoding uncharacterized protein: MLMNKLPPKLKDPRSFTISCSIGYHYVGKTLCDLGENINIIPISILRKLGIRKARPIIVTLQLADRSCAHPKATVRTLIDVQKEKFAKFCHNNSDDDEDPFELTEAKITGELGELMETKQFEYRQGRSFKSLDFSNHSFKPPKPSIKDLLSLELKPLPLHLKYAYLGDTTHCQ, translated from the exons ATGTTGATGAACAAATTGCCTCCAAAGCTGAAAGACCCAAGGAGTTTTACTATCTCTTGTTCAATTGGATATCATTATGTTGGCAAgacattatgtgatttaggagaaaatataaatataattcctATTTCTATTTTGAGGAAGCTAGGAATTAGGAAGGCAAGACCCATCATAGTCACGCTGCAGCTAGCAGATCGCTCCTGTGCACACCCGAAAG CAACAGTTAGAACactaattgatgtgcagaaag AGAAGTTTGCAAAGTTTTGTCACAACAATTCTGATGATGATGAAGATCCATTTGAGCTGACTGAAGCAAAAATAACTGGTGAACTTGGTGAACTTATGGAGACCAAGCAATTTGAGTATCGACAAGGCAGGAGTTTCAAATCTTTAGATTTTTCAAATCATTCTTTTAAGCCTCCCAAACCTTCCATAAAGGACCTTCTTAGTTTGGAGTTGAAGCCTTTGCCATTACACTTAAAGTATGCCTACTTAGGAGACACAACACATTGCCAGTAG